GGTGCTGGAGCTGACCGCGCTGCTGGACCGCAAACCGGCCAACCTCTCCGGCGGGCAGCGGCAGCGGGTGGCGATGGGCCGGGCCATCGTGCGCCAGCCCAAGGCGTTCCTGATGGACGAGCCGCTGTCCAACCTGGACGCCAAGCTGCGGGTGCAGATGCGTACGGTGGTGTCCCGCCTCCAGAAGCAGCTCGGCACCACCACCGTCTACGTCACCCACGACCAGACCGAGGCGATGACCCTCGGCGACCGCGTCGTGATCATGCGGGGCGGCGCGATCCAGCAGGTCGGCCCGCCGCAGGAGCTGTACGACAACCCCCGCAACCTGTTCGTCGCCGGGTTCATCGGCTCACCGTCGATGAACTTCCTGCACGCGGCCGTGGAGGACGGCAAGCTGCGGACCGCCCTGGGTGACGTGCCGATCGGCGAGCGGATGCGCCGCGAGCTGGAGGGCGCCGACGCACCCCGGGAGCTGATCCTCGGGGTACGGCCGGAGCACTTCGAGGACGCCGAGCTGGTCGACGACGACACCCGGCGGCGGGGCATGGAGTTCGAGGCCCCGGTGGACATCGTCGAGTCCATGGGCTCGGACAAGTACGTCTACTTCACCGTCGAGGGGGAACAGGCCAGCGCCGCCGAGCTGGAGGAGCTGGCCGCCGACACCGGCGCGGACTTCGCCGGGGCGGGCGGCAACCTGGTGACCCGGCTCTCCGCCGAGTC
The sequence above is a segment of the Micromonospora sp. WMMD882 genome. Coding sequences within it:
- the ugpC gene encoding sn-glycerol-3-phosphate ABC transporter ATP-binding protein UgpC; this translates as MADIVLDKVSKKFPDGTTAVQDVDLEIADGEFVILVGPSGCGKSTTLNMIAGLEDISSGELRIGGQRVNDKAPRDRDIAMVFQSYALYPNMTVRENMAFPLRLAKLDKETIDKKVDEAAKVLELTALLDRKPANLSGGQRQRVAMGRAIVRQPKAFLMDEPLSNLDAKLRVQMRTVVSRLQKQLGTTTVYVTHDQTEAMTLGDRVVIMRGGAIQQVGPPQELYDNPRNLFVAGFIGSPSMNFLHAAVEDGKLRTALGDVPIGERMRRELEGADAPRELILGVRPEHFEDAELVDDDTRRRGMEFEAPVDIVESMGSDKYVYFTVEGEQASAAELEELAADTGADFAGAGGNLVTRLSAESTVSEGENRRVWFNLEKIHLFDPTTGRNLTLHEGRAAGALAD